The following proteins are co-located in the Pseudomonas sp. ATCC 13867 genome:
- a CDS encoding HlyD family type I secretion periplasmic adaptor subunit, with protein MSLDPKGSIRHVIGGYFKGGDNLSGQPLPEVSKALVEDAPRVVRLTIWVLIGFVLFLGLWAHFAEIDEVTRGEGKAIPSSKVQKIQNLEGGIVSQIFVREGEVVQAGESLMRLDPTRFESNVGETEADRLAMFLRVERLSAGVEDRELNIPDDVRAKVPGQARSEEALFHSRQQQLKDEVAGLEQQLVQKQQELREFVSKQTQYRNSLGLLREEISMSAPLVAQGAMSQVELLRLKRSEVENRGQLDATTLAIPRAEAAVKEVERKIAETRSRFRSDALKELNEARTDLSKAEATGKALEDRVNRTLVTSPVRGIVKQLLVNTIGGVIQPGSDLVEIVPLDDTLLVEARIRPQDIAFLRPGQHAMVKFTAYDYTIYGGLEADLEQIGADTVTDDDGNSFYLIKLRTRKSHLGTDDKPLLIIPGMIATVDIMTGKKSILSYLLKPILRAKAEALRER; from the coding sequence GTGTCGCTTGATCCCAAAGGCAGCATTCGCCACGTCATCGGTGGCTATTTCAAGGGCGGCGACAACCTTTCCGGCCAGCCGCTTCCCGAAGTCAGCAAGGCGCTGGTGGAAGACGCCCCGCGCGTGGTGCGCCTGACCATCTGGGTGCTGATCGGCTTCGTCCTGTTCCTCGGCCTGTGGGCGCATTTCGCCGAGATCGACGAGGTCACCCGTGGCGAGGGCAAGGCGATTCCCTCGTCCAAGGTGCAGAAGATCCAGAACCTGGAGGGCGGCATCGTCTCGCAGATCTTCGTTCGCGAAGGCGAGGTGGTGCAGGCCGGGGAATCGCTGATGCGCCTGGATCCGACCCGCTTCGAATCCAACGTCGGCGAGACCGAGGCCGACCGTCTGGCGATGTTCCTGCGAGTGGAACGGCTGTCCGCAGGAGTGGAAGACCGCGAGCTGAACATCCCCGACGACGTGCGCGCCAAGGTGCCCGGCCAGGCCCGCAGCGAAGAGGCGCTGTTCCACAGCCGCCAGCAGCAGCTCAAGGACGAAGTCGCCGGCCTTGAGCAGCAACTGGTGCAGAAGCAGCAGGAGCTGCGCGAGTTCGTCTCCAAGCAGACGCAGTACCGCAACAGCTTGGGCCTGCTGCGCGAGGAAATCTCCATGTCCGCGCCGCTGGTGGCGCAGGGGGCGATGTCGCAGGTGGAACTGCTGCGCCTGAAGCGTTCGGAAGTGGAGAACCGTGGCCAGCTCGACGCCACCACCCTGGCCATTCCGCGCGCCGAGGCGGCGGTGAAGGAAGTGGAGCGCAAGATCGCCGAAACCCGCTCGCGCTTCCGCAGCGACGCGCTGAAGGAACTCAACGAGGCGCGCACCGACCTGAGCAAGGCCGAGGCCACCGGCAAGGCGCTGGAAGATCGGGTCAACCGCACCCTGGTCACCTCGCCGGTGCGCGGCATCGTCAAGCAACTGCTGGTCAACACCATCGGCGGCGTGATCCAGCCGGGCAGCGACCTGGTGGAGATCGTCCCGCTGGACGACACCCTGCTGGTAGAGGCACGCATCCGTCCGCAGGACATCGCCTTCCTGCGGCCGGGGCAGCACGCGATGGTCAAGTTCACCGCCTACGACTACACCATCTACGGTGGGCTGGAGGCGGACCTGGAGCAGATCGGCGCGGACACCGTCACCGACGACGATGGCAACAGCTTCTACCTGATCAAGCTGCGCACCCGCAAAAGCCACCTGGGTACCGATGACAAGCCGCTGCTGATCATCCCCGGCATGATCGCCACGGTGGACATCATGACCGGCAAGAAGAGCATCCTCAGCTATCTGCTCAAGCCCATCCTGCGGGCCAAGGCGGAAGCGCTGCGGGAGCGGTGA
- a CDS encoding NAD(P)-dependent oxidoreductase, with product MNIALIGATGHVGHYILEEALRRGHRVTALVRDPAKLTPRERLQVIRADVCDPSRVAHAVTGQDLVISAFNAGWSHPDIRNAHANGSRAIVDGVKASGVKRLLVLGGAGSLEIAPGQRLVDSPEFPAQWKQGALGAADALEQLRGERELDWVFLSPAMLLDGEVRTGSFRIGGDQVLFDGNGESRISLPDLAMAMIDEAEQANHHRQRFTVAY from the coding sequence ATGAACATTGCCCTGATCGGCGCCACCGGCCACGTTGGCCATTACATCCTCGAAGAAGCCCTGCGCCGTGGTCATCGAGTGACCGCCCTGGTCCGCGACCCCGCCAAACTGACGCCACGCGAGCGCCTGCAGGTGATCCGGGCGGATGTCTGCGATCCATCCCGGGTCGCCCACGCCGTCACCGGCCAGGACTTGGTGATCAGCGCCTTCAACGCCGGCTGGAGCCATCCGGACATCCGCAACGCCCACGCCAATGGCAGCCGCGCGATTGTCGACGGCGTGAAGGCCTCGGGGGTAAAGCGCCTGCTGGTACTCGGCGGCGCCGGCAGCCTGGAGATCGCCCCCGGCCAGCGCCTGGTGGACAGCCCGGAATTCCCCGCGCAGTGGAAGCAGGGTGCGCTGGGCGCCGCCGATGCGCTGGAGCAGTTGCGCGGCGAGCGAGAGCTGGACTGGGTCTTCCTCAGCCCGGCGATGCTGCTCGACGGCGAAGTCCGCACCGGCAGCTTCCGCATCGGCGGCGACCAGGTGCTGTTCGATGGCAACGGCGAGAGCCGCATCTCCCTGCCGGACCTGGCGATGGCAATGATCGACGAGGCGGAGCAGGCCAACCATCACCGGCAGCGGTTTACCGTGGCGTATTGA
- a CDS encoding potassium channel family protein, whose protein sequence is MKQFLSHYRFRLLLNSVLLVLLVMSIPQPPIALELISLVLMVLAGLNTVRSHSRWFYLFCTMGTFSLAMAFAPDGWHIHPLLKRGIPQIGFILLLVISLFHRVTQQRPVTRELLYGLCALYLNFVLSFALTYNLIDHLYPHSFQSSSGPLDMPGFVYFSMVTLTTIGYGDIVPVHPLARFLAGSEAIMGVLFMALAVARGVSLVNDDRGD, encoded by the coding sequence TTGAAGCAATTCCTGTCGCACTACCGTTTCCGCCTGCTGCTCAACAGCGTGCTGCTGGTACTGTTGGTCATGTCGATCCCCCAGCCGCCCATCGCGCTGGAACTGATCAGCCTGGTGCTGATGGTCCTCGCCGGGCTGAATACCGTCCGCAGCCACAGCCGCTGGTTCTACCTGTTCTGCACTATGGGTACGTTCAGCCTCGCGATGGCGTTCGCTCCCGACGGGTGGCACATTCATCCGCTGCTCAAGCGAGGCATTCCACAGATCGGCTTCATCCTGCTGCTGGTCATCAGTCTGTTCCACCGGGTGACCCAGCAGCGGCCGGTGACTCGCGAACTGCTCTATGGGCTCTGTGCGCTGTACCTGAACTTCGTGCTGTCCTTCGCGCTCACCTACAACCTGATCGACCATCTCTATCCCCATAGCTTCCAGAGCAGCAGCGGGCCGCTGGACATGCCCGGCTTCGTCTACTTCAGCATGGTCACCCTGACCACCATCGGTTACGGCGACATCGTGCCGGTACACCCGCTGGCGCGTTTCCTGGCCGGCAGCGAAGCGATCATGGGCGTGCTGTTCATGGCCCTCGCGGTGGCCCGTGGCGTCAGCCTGGTGAACGATGACCGCGGGGACTGA
- the mmsB gene encoding 3-hydroxyisobutyrate dehydrogenase translates to MQTIAFIGLGHMGAPMAANLIKAGYLLRVFDLVQSAIDGLVAQGASAARSAHDAVDGVDIVVTMLPASQHVEGLYLGTDGLLTHIAPGTLVLECSTIAPASARKVHQAATERGIPMLDAPVSGGTGGAIAGTLTFMVGGDAEVLERARPVFSVMGRNIFHAGGDGAGQVAKVCNNQLLAVLMIGTAESLALGAANGLDPAVLSEIMRRSSGGNWALEVYNPWPGVMEAAPASRGYTGGFMTALMTKDLGLAQETAQVSGNSTPMGSLALALYRLLVKQGHGEQDFSVIQKLFDS, encoded by the coding sequence ATGCAAACCATCGCCTTCATCGGCCTCGGCCACATGGGCGCTCCCATGGCCGCCAACCTGATCAAGGCCGGCTACCTGCTGCGCGTGTTCGACCTGGTGCAGAGCGCCATCGACGGCCTGGTCGCCCAGGGCGCCAGCGCGGCGCGTAGCGCCCATGACGCGGTCGACGGCGTCGACATCGTGGTGACCATGCTGCCGGCCAGCCAGCACGTCGAGGGGCTCTACCTGGGCACCGACGGCCTGCTGACGCACATCGCTCCCGGCACCCTGGTGCTGGAGTGCTCCACCATCGCCCCCGCCTCCGCCCGCAAGGTTCACCAGGCCGCCACCGAGCGCGGCATCCCGATGCTCGATGCGCCGGTGTCCGGCGGTACCGGCGGGGCCATCGCCGGCACCCTGACCTTCATGGTCGGCGGCGATGCCGAGGTGCTCGAACGCGCGCGTCCGGTGTTCTCAGTCATGGGCCGCAACATCTTCCACGCCGGCGGCGACGGCGCCGGCCAGGTGGCCAAGGTGTGCAACAACCAATTGCTCGCCGTGCTGATGATCGGCACCGCCGAATCCCTGGCCCTGGGCGCCGCCAACGGGCTCGACCCGGCGGTGCTGTCGGAAATCATGCGCCGCAGCTCCGGCGGCAATTGGGCCCTGGAGGTCTACAACCCCTGGCCCGGCGTGATGGAAGCCGCCCCCGCCTCGCGCGGCTACACCGGCGGCTTCATGACGGCGCTGATGACCAAGGACCTGGGCCTGGCCCAGGAAACCGCACAGGTCAGCGGCAACAGCACGCCGATGGGCAGCCTGGCGCTGGCGCTGTACCGGCTACTGGTGAAACAAGGCCACGGAGAACAGGACTTTTCCGTCATACAGAAACTCTTCGATTCCTGA
- a CDS encoding enoyl-CoA hydratase/isomerase family protein: protein MNVMFEERPGLHGFRIGVATLDAEKSLNALSLPMIEALGHQLSVWKDDPQIACVVLRGNGGKAFCAGGDVRKLVDACREKPGEVPELARRFFADEYRLDYLIHSYGKPLICWAHGYVMGGGMGLMQGAGIRIVTPSSRLAMPEISIGLYPDVGASWFLARLPGRLGLFLGLTATQMNARDALDLDLADRFLLDTQQDDLIEGLVQLNWREQADVQLHSLLRALEHEARGELPQAQLLPRRERIDALLDCANVVEAWHALAPLTEDSDALIAKGAKSLVSGCPLTARLVWEQIRRARHLSTAEVFRMEYAMSLNCCRHPEFSEGVRARLIDKDNAPHWHWPDIAAIPDAVVNAHFDATWEGEHPLADL from the coding sequence ATGAACGTGATGTTCGAAGAGCGCCCCGGCCTGCACGGTTTCCGTATCGGCGTCGCCACCCTCGATGCCGAGAAGAGCCTGAATGCCCTGAGCCTGCCGATGATCGAAGCGCTGGGCCATCAGTTGAGCGTGTGGAAGGACGACCCGCAGATCGCCTGCGTGGTGCTGCGCGGCAACGGCGGCAAGGCCTTCTGCGCCGGCGGCGACGTGCGCAAGCTGGTGGACGCCTGCCGCGAGAAACCCGGCGAGGTGCCGGAGCTGGCCCGCCGCTTCTTCGCCGACGAATACCGCCTGGACTACCTGATCCACAGCTACGGCAAACCGCTGATCTGCTGGGCCCACGGCTATGTGATGGGCGGTGGCATGGGGCTGATGCAGGGCGCCGGGATACGTATCGTCACCCCGAGCAGCCGGCTGGCCATGCCGGAAATCAGCATCGGCCTGTACCCGGACGTCGGCGCCAGCTGGTTCCTCGCCCGCCTGCCCGGCCGCCTCGGCCTGTTCCTCGGCCTGACCGCCACGCAGATGAACGCCCGCGACGCGCTGGACCTGGACCTGGCCGACCGCTTCCTGCTCGACACCCAGCAGGACGACCTGATCGAGGGGCTGGTGCAGCTGAACTGGCGCGAACAGGCTGACGTGCAGTTGCACAGCCTGCTCCGTGCGCTGGAGCACGAGGCGCGCGGGGAACTGCCGCAAGCCCAGTTGCTGCCGCGCCGCGAGCGCATCGACGCCCTGCTGGACTGCGCCAACGTGGTCGAGGCCTGGCATGCGCTGGCGCCGCTCACCGAGGACAGCGATGCGCTGATCGCCAAGGGCGCGAAGAGCCTGGTATCCGGCTGCCCGCTGACGGCCCGCCTGGTCTGGGAACAGATTCGCCGCGCGCGCCATCTGTCGACGGCCGAGGTGTTCCGCATGGAGTACGCGATGAGCCTGAACTGCTGCCGTCACCCGGAATTCTCGGAGGGTGTGCGCGCCCGGTTGATCGACAAGGACAACGCTCCGCACTGGCACTGGCCGGATATCGCTGCCATACCTGATGCAGTGGTGAATGCGCACTTCGACGCGACCTGGGAGGGCGAGCATCCGCTGGCGGATCTGTAG
- a CDS encoding enoyl-CoA hydratase: protein MSNALEPYKPGVFDLTHKLTVEKHGHTALITINHPPANTWDRDSLIGLRQVVEHLNRDDDIYALVVTGQGPKFFSAGADLNMFADGDKARAREMARRFGEAFETLRDFRGVSIAAINGYAMGGGLECALACDIRIAERQAQMALPEAAVGLLPCAGGTQALSWLVGEGWAKRMILCGERIDADTAQRIGLVEQVVDTGEARGTALLLAAKVARQSPVAVRTIKPLIQGARLRGPTTWLPEERERFVDLFDADDTREGVNAFLEKREPHWRNQ, encoded by the coding sequence ATGAGCAACGCCCTCGAGCCCTACAAACCCGGAGTCTTCGACCTGACCCACAAGCTGACGGTGGAGAAGCACGGCCATACCGCGCTGATCACCATCAACCACCCGCCGGCCAACACCTGGGACCGCGACTCGCTGATCGGCCTGCGCCAGGTGGTCGAGCACCTGAACCGCGATGACGATATCTATGCCCTGGTGGTGACCGGCCAGGGGCCGAAATTCTTCTCCGCCGGCGCCGACCTGAACATGTTCGCCGACGGCGACAAGGCCCGCGCCCGCGAGATGGCCCGCCGCTTCGGCGAAGCCTTCGAAACCCTGCGCGACTTCCGCGGCGTGTCCATCGCCGCGATCAACGGTTACGCGATGGGCGGTGGCCTGGAGTGCGCCCTGGCCTGCGACATCCGCATCGCCGAGCGCCAGGCGCAGATGGCCCTGCCGGAAGCCGCCGTGGGCCTCCTGCCCTGCGCCGGCGGCACCCAGGCGCTGTCCTGGCTGGTAGGCGAAGGCTGGGCCAAGCGCATGATCCTCTGCGGCGAGCGCATCGACGCGGACACCGCGCAGCGCATCGGCCTGGTCGAGCAGGTGGTGGACACTGGCGAAGCGCGCGGCACCGCCCTGCTGCTGGCCGCCAAGGTCGCCCGCCAGAGCCCGGTGGCGGTACGCACCATCAAACCGCTGATCCAGGGCGCCCGTCTACGCGGTCCGACCACCTGGCTGCCGGAAGAGCGCGAGCGCTTCGTCGACCTGTTCGATGCCGACGACACCCGCGAAGGCGTGAATGCCTTCCTGGAAAAACGCGAACCGCATTGGCGCAACCAGTAA
- a CDS encoding isobutyryl-CoA dehydrogenase: MHFDLSEEQRLLVDSARAFASRELAPHAADWDRQHHFPVEVIRRAAEQGYLGLYIAEEDGGLGLSRLSASLIFEQLAAGCVATTAYITIHNMASWMLASFGDAALKEQWLPGMIGGEHLASYCLTEPDAGSDAAHLRTRARLDGDEYVLDGAKTFISGAGSTDVLIVMARTGVDGAKGISCFLVPANAEGIRYGRNEDKMGWKAQPTRTITFEGVRIPAGNRIGPEGQGFVYAMKGLDGGRLNIASCSLGAAQAALEQSLRYVEERKQFGKALAEFQALQFKLADMLTDLTASRQMVRLAAHKLDHKDGEATLYCAMAKRFATDRCFALCNEALQLHGGYGYLNDYPLERWVRDSRVHQILEGTNEIMRVIVARRLLEQGGMLDRLL, translated from the coding sequence ATGCATTTCGATCTGTCCGAGGAACAACGCCTGCTGGTGGACAGCGCCCGCGCCTTCGCCAGCCGCGAACTGGCCCCCCACGCCGCCGACTGGGACCGCCAGCACCACTTCCCGGTGGAGGTGATCCGCCGCGCCGCCGAGCAGGGCTACCTGGGCCTGTACATCGCCGAGGAAGACGGCGGCCTGGGCCTGTCGCGCCTGTCCGCCTCGCTGATCTTCGAGCAACTGGCCGCCGGCTGCGTCGCCACCACCGCCTACATCACCATCCACAACATGGCCAGCTGGATGCTCGCCAGCTTCGGCGACGCCGCGCTCAAGGAGCAGTGGCTGCCGGGAATGATCGGCGGCGAGCACCTGGCCTCCTATTGCCTCACCGAGCCGGACGCCGGCTCCGACGCCGCGCACCTGCGCACCCGCGCCCGCCTCGATGGCGACGAGTACGTGCTGGACGGGGCCAAGACCTTCATCTCCGGCGCCGGCTCCACCGACGTACTGATCGTCATGGCGCGCACCGGCGTGGACGGTGCCAAGGGCATCTCCTGCTTCCTGGTGCCGGCCAACGCCGAGGGTATCCGCTACGGTCGCAACGAGGACAAGATGGGCTGGAAGGCGCAGCCGACCCGCACCATTACCTTCGAAGGCGTGCGCATCCCCGCCGGCAACCGCATCGGCCCAGAGGGCCAGGGCTTCGTCTACGCCATGAAAGGCCTGGACGGCGGTCGCCTGAACATCGCCAGTTGCTCCCTCGGCGCGGCCCAGGCGGCGCTGGAGCAGTCGCTGCGCTACGTCGAGGAGCGCAAGCAGTTCGGCAAGGCACTGGCCGAGTTCCAGGCCCTGCAGTTCAAGCTCGCCGACATGCTCACCGATCTCACCGCCAGCCGGCAGATGGTGCGCCTGGCCGCGCACAAGCTGGACCACAAGGACGGCGAGGCGACCCTCTACTGCGCAATGGCCAAGCGCTTCGCCACCGACCGCTGCTTCGCCCTGTGCAACGAGGCGCTGCAGCTGCACGGCGGCTACGGCTATCTCAACGATTACCCGCTGGAGCGCTGGGTGCGCGACAGCCGCGTGCACCAGATCCTGGAAGGCACCAACGAGATCATGCGGGTCATAGTCGCCCGCCGCCTACTGGAACAGGGCGGGATGCTGGATCGCCTGCTCTGA
- a CDS encoding AraC family transcriptional regulator yields MSRPLISSWPLPQQGVRFITPPRLRRALDRHPLGQACYPLALGYYPAAVGHRMERESPDDHLLIYCSAGHGWLETEDGRFEVAGGDLLVLPKGRAHTYGADAQRPWSIFWVHLDGRLAEEFLRPLGKSPRLRVGVQPRLLGEFDALLALRRQGLSLPHFIHAAHLLQSLLTSLALRPVRARLKSGRVLDVEAVQALMREHLHDALNLDELAAQFRLSRFHFAKTYRALTGQAPIQDFIRLKMTHACRLLDQSNLEVRQVAEQLGYADAYYFSRLFKRVVGMAPSHYRELHAG; encoded by the coding sequence ATGTCCCGTCCCCTCATCTCGTCCTGGCCGCTGCCGCAGCAGGGCGTCCGCTTCATTACGCCACCGCGCCTGCGTCGTGCGCTGGACCGCCACCCACTGGGCCAGGCCTGCTATCCACTGGCGCTGGGTTACTACCCGGCAGCGGTCGGGCACCGCATGGAGCGGGAGAGCCCGGACGACCACCTGCTGATCTACTGCAGCGCCGGCCACGGCTGGTTGGAAACCGAGGATGGACGATTCGAGGTTGCCGGCGGGGATCTGCTGGTGCTGCCCAAGGGCCGTGCCCATACCTATGGCGCCGACGCGCAGCGGCCCTGGTCGATCTTCTGGGTGCACCTGGATGGCCGGCTGGCGGAGGAGTTCCTGCGGCCTCTGGGCAAGTCGCCGCGCCTGCGGGTCGGCGTGCAGCCGCGTCTGCTCGGCGAGTTCGATGCGCTGCTGGCCTTGCGCCGCCAGGGCCTGAGCCTGCCGCACTTCATCCATGCCGCGCACCTGCTGCAGAGCCTGCTGACCTCGCTGGCTCTGCGTCCGGTGCGGGCGCGACTGAAGTCCGGGCGCGTGCTGGACGTCGAGGCGGTGCAGGCGCTGATGCGCGAGCACCTGCACGACGCGCTGAACCTCGACGAGCTGGCCGCGCAGTTCCGCCTGTCGCGCTTCCACTTCGCCAAGACCTACCGTGCGCTGACCGGGCAGGCGCCGATCCAGGACTTCATCCGCCTGAAGATGACCCACGCCTGCCGCCTGCTCGACCAGAGCAATCTTGAAGTGCGCCAGGTGGCCGAACAGCTCGGCTACGCGGATGCCTACTACTTCTCGCGGCTGTTCAAGCGCGTGGTGGGCATGGCGCCCAGTCATTACCGCGAACTGCACGCGGGATGA
- the ung gene encoding uracil-DNA glycosylase has translation MTNEDRIKLEASWKEALHEEFEKPYMKQLGEFLRAEKAAGKVIFPPGSLIFNALNTTPLEQVKVVIIGQDPYHGPGQAHGLCFSVQPGVPTPPSLQNIYKELQRDLNIPIPNHGYLQHWAEQGVLLLNTSLTVEQARAGSHAQAGWQPFTDKVIEVVSQRCENLVFLLWGSHAQSKQKLIDAQKHLVLKSAHPSPLSAYRGFLGNGHFSRTNKFLEQHGLAPIDWSLPPV, from the coding sequence ATGACGAATGAAGATCGGATCAAGCTGGAAGCCAGCTGGAAGGAAGCCCTCCACGAGGAGTTCGAGAAGCCCTACATGAAACAGTTGGGCGAGTTCCTCCGCGCGGAGAAGGCCGCCGGCAAGGTGATCTTCCCGCCCGGTTCGCTGATCTTCAACGCACTGAACACCACGCCGCTGGAGCAGGTGAAGGTGGTGATCATCGGCCAGGACCCCTACCACGGTCCCGGGCAGGCTCACGGTTTGTGCTTCTCGGTGCAGCCGGGGGTGCCGACGCCGCCGTCGCTGCAGAACATCTACAAGGAGCTGCAGCGCGACCTGAACATCCCGATTCCCAACCACGGCTACCTGCAGCACTGGGCCGAGCAGGGCGTGCTGCTGCTCAACACCTCGCTCACCGTCGAGCAGGCGCGTGCCGGCTCCCACGCCCAGGCGGGCTGGCAGCCGTTCACCGACAAGGTGATCGAGGTGGTCAGCCAGCGCTGCGAGAACCTGGTGTTCCTGCTCTGGGGCTCCCATGCGCAGAGCAAGCAGAAGCTGATCGACGCGCAGAAGCACCTGGTGCTCAAGTCGGCGCACCCCTCGCCGCTGTCGGCCTACCGGGGCTTCCTCGGCAACGGGCATTTCAGCCGCACCAACAAGTTCCTCGAACAGCACGGCCTGGCCCCCATCGACTGGTCGCTGCCGCCGGTCTGA
- a CDS encoding AbrB family transcriptional regulator translates to MRKPVNWRLFWATPLIGALGGWLADGVGWPLPWMIGSLLAVMLSRCLLDWPLAEVPGARKAGQWVVGTGIGLHFTPAVVEQVLEHGAIVVVGALATTLSSLAAIVLLRRAGEDRATAFFSSMPGGASEMVNLGQRHGAQSSRVAAAQSLRLLLVVLLVPAAFTWLLDTPPPSAHATPVSWAWLALLLPAGAVVALILQTLRQPNPWLLGPLLVSAVAAVAADLQIGLPAGSSSLGQWLIGSALGCHFNRSFFRNAPAFVGRSLVCTLWMMLAAALVAELIGWLGPLDHQSLMLGMMPGGIAELSLTAEALQLSVPLVTALQVLRLLLVLFLAEPCFRLWQRRAEAAE, encoded by the coding sequence ATGCGTAAACCGGTGAACTGGCGCCTGTTCTGGGCTACGCCCCTGATCGGCGCCCTCGGCGGCTGGCTGGCCGACGGGGTCGGCTGGCCGCTACCGTGGATGATCGGCTCGCTGCTCGCGGTGATGCTCAGCCGCTGCCTGCTCGACTGGCCACTGGCGGAAGTCCCCGGCGCGCGCAAGGCCGGGCAATGGGTGGTGGGCACCGGGATCGGCCTGCACTTCACCCCGGCGGTGGTGGAGCAGGTGCTCGAACACGGCGCCATCGTGGTGGTCGGCGCGCTGGCCACCACGCTGTCGAGCCTGGCCGCCATCGTCCTGCTGCGGCGTGCCGGCGAAGACCGCGCCACCGCGTTCTTCTCCAGCATGCCCGGCGGCGCCAGCGAGATGGTCAACCTCGGCCAGCGCCACGGCGCGCAGTCCAGCCGAGTGGCGGCGGCGCAGAGCCTGCGCCTGCTACTGGTGGTGCTGCTGGTGCCGGCGGCCTTCACCTGGCTGCTGGACACCCCGCCGCCGAGCGCCCACGCGACCCCGGTCAGTTGGGCCTGGCTGGCCCTGCTGCTGCCGGCCGGCGCGGTCGTCGCGCTGATCCTGCAGACGCTGCGCCAACCCAACCCCTGGCTGCTCGGGCCGCTGCTGGTGAGCGCCGTCGCCGCCGTCGCCGCCGACCTGCAGATCGGCCTGCCGGCAGGCAGCAGCTCGCTGGGCCAGTGGCTGATCGGCAGCGCGCTGGGCTGTCACTTCAATCGCAGTTTCTTCCGTAATGCGCCGGCCTTCGTCGGCCGCAGCCTGGTCTGCACCCTGTGGATGATGCTCGCGGCGGCGCTGGTGGCAGAGCTGATCGGCTGGCTCGGGCCGCTGGACCACCAGTCGCTGATGCTCGGCATGATGCCCGGCGGCATCGCCGAACTGAGTCTCACGGCCGAGGCGCTGCAGCTCTCGGTGCCGCTGGTGACCGCCCTGCAGGTGTTGCGCCTGCTGCTGGTGCTGTTCCTCGCCGAACCCTGTTTCCGCCTCTGGCAGCGTCGCGCCGAGGCGGCAGAGTAG